The Alphaproteobacteria bacterium genome contains a region encoding:
- a CDS encoding TRAP transporter substrate-binding protein yields the protein MTTSRRQVFRIGAGAAAVTLAAPWAARAQSTLKWDLSTVWPDGNFHTQNCKLFAEAVKTATGGALDITVKAGGQLGFKGPEHLRAVRDGLVPMADVLNVQQVGDEPLLGTEGVPFLVGSADELKVLHKHLRPEYEKVAARNNQKILYMVPWPTQYLHLKVKAETVDALKGIKIRVPDKNSQDLTAAIGMAPALIPWGETIPALASGAVAGVSTSSVSGVDGKFWEFLKFFHQTNHQWSSQIVTVNNDSWKKLSAAHQKAIVELAAKMEPQFWATSQKADTDSSKRLTEGGMEMVVPSAAMMADLRKRTASLLEAYMKRVGASEKPIKAYLAEVKRA from the coding sequence ATGACCACTTCACGCAGGCAGGTATTCCGGATCGGTGCGGGCGCAGCGGCGGTGACCCTGGCGGCGCCCTGGGCGGCGCGCGCCCAGTCGACCCTGAAATGGGATCTGTCGACGGTGTGGCCGGACGGCAATTTCCACACCCAGAACTGCAAGCTGTTCGCCGAGGCGGTGAAGACCGCCACCGGCGGCGCGCTCGACATCACGGTCAAGGCCGGCGGGCAGCTCGGCTTCAAGGGACCGGAGCATCTGCGCGCGGTGCGCGACGGCCTGGTGCCGATGGCCGACGTGCTCAACGTCCAGCAGGTCGGCGACGAGCCGCTGCTCGGCACCGAGGGCGTGCCGTTCCTGGTCGGCAGCGCCGACGAGCTCAAGGTGCTGCACAAGCACCTGCGGCCGGAGTACGAGAAGGTCGCGGCACGCAACAACCAGAAGATCCTCTACATGGTGCCGTGGCCGACGCAGTACCTGCACCTGAAGGTCAAGGCGGAGACCGTCGACGCGCTGAAGGGCATCAAGATCCGCGTGCCGGACAAGAACTCGCAGGACCTGACGGCGGCGATCGGCATGGCGCCGGCGCTGATCCCCTGGGGCGAGACCATCCCGGCGCTCGCGTCCGGCGCGGTCGCGGGCGTCTCGACCTCGTCGGTGTCGGGCGTCGACGGCAAGTTCTGGGAGTTCCTGAAGTTCTTCCACCAGACCAATCACCAGTGGTCCTCGCAGATCGTCACGGTCAACAACGACTCGTGGAAGAAGCTGTCGGCCGCGCACCAGAAGGCCATCGTCGAGCTGGCGGCCAAGATGGAACCGCAGTTCTGGGCGACCAGCCAGAAGGCCGACACCGACAGCTCCAAGCGGCTGACCGAGGGCGGCATGGAGATGGTCGTGCCGTCGGCCGCCATGATGGCCGACCTGCGCAAGCGCACGGCAAGCCTGCTCGAGGCCTACATGAAGCGTGTCGGCGCCTCGGAGAAGCCGATCAAGGCCTATCTCGCCGAGGTCAAGCGCGCCTGA
- a CDS encoding MFS transporter, producing MTEEKGSWGEILRTPYTATTVTLCLGVALYAFNTFLVATALPTAVQELDGLALISWSLTVYLVFAIMSGASAALLQRRFSAQLALTAAAVVFLLGSVVASVAVTMPQVLVGRALQGIGQGVVAALVSLLTIQLYPLRLVPKVFGIQAVVWAVAGFGGPVLAGLLTQHISWRAAFLVNVPLAAIFIALVLWVVPRAAPEPGRFSLPLTRLAIIGVGIMLVSLASIAHEVSVSAALLLGAAVLLACAVLLDRRGRTRLMPRDAFSPRTIVGNGLWVVLLMPMANAASTVYLVLLLQTLWGFTPTLAGAIGAIMALSWSGAAIPIANVVSARRRRLAVCAGPALLTLGFVGTMLAFRHDLLVVLVAAQVAVGSGFGVTWAFLNQTVMVAAGDAERDRASGLLPTVQSAGYAVGGAVTGLVANLAGFTRATTQDDVILAVMVVFGVAAALSVGAFVAAIRTTSLAARAANA from the coding sequence ATGACAGAGGAGAAGGGGAGCTGGGGCGAGATTCTGCGCACGCCCTACACGGCGACGACGGTGACGTTGTGCCTGGGCGTGGCGCTCTACGCCTTCAACACCTTCTTGGTGGCGACGGCGCTGCCCACGGCGGTGCAGGAGCTGGATGGGCTGGCGCTGATCTCGTGGTCGCTCACGGTCTACCTGGTCTTCGCCATCATGAGCGGTGCGTCCGCCGCGCTGCTCCAGCGCCGGTTCAGCGCGCAGCTGGCGCTGACCGCCGCCGCGGTGGTCTTCCTGCTGGGCTCGGTCGTCGCCAGCGTCGCCGTCACCATGCCGCAGGTGCTGGTCGGCCGCGCCCTGCAGGGCATCGGCCAGGGCGTCGTCGCCGCGCTGGTCTCCTTGCTGACCATCCAGCTCTATCCGCTGCGGCTGGTGCCCAAGGTCTTCGGCATCCAGGCAGTGGTCTGGGCGGTCGCGGGCTTCGGCGGGCCGGTCCTCGCCGGCTTGCTTACGCAGCACATCTCCTGGCGCGCGGCGTTCCTCGTCAACGTGCCGCTGGCGGCGATCTTCATCGCCCTCGTCCTGTGGGTGGTACCGCGCGCGGCGCCGGAGCCCGGCCGATTCTCGCTGCCTCTGACCCGGCTGGCCATCATCGGCGTCGGCATCATGCTGGTATCGCTCGCCAGCATCGCGCACGAGGTCAGTGTCTCGGCCGCCCTGCTGCTGGGGGCCGCGGTCCTGCTGGCTTGCGCCGTGCTGCTCGATCGTCGCGGCCGCACGCGGCTGATGCCGCGCGATGCCTTCTCGCCGCGCACGATCGTCGGCAACGGCCTGTGGGTCGTGCTGCTCATGCCGATGGCGAACGCGGCGTCCACCGTCTATCTCGTGTTGCTGCTGCAGACGCTCTGGGGATTCACGCCGACCTTGGCCGGCGCCATCGGCGCGATCATGGCGCTGTCGTGGAGCGGCGCCGCGATCCCGATCGCCAATGTCGTGAGCGCAAGACGCAGGCGGCTGGCGGTGTGCGCCGGCCCCGCGCTGCTGACGCTGGGCTTCGTCGGCACGATGCTGGCGTTCCGCCATGACCTGCTGGTGGTGCTTGTCGCGGCCCAGGTCGCGGTCGGCTCCGGCTTCGGGGTCACCTGGGCGTTCCTCAACCAGACCGTGATGGTGGCGGCCGGCGACGCCGAGCGCGACCGCGCTTCGGGGCTGCTGCCGACCGTGCAATCCGCCGGCTACGCGGTGGGCGGCGCCGTGACCGGCCTGGTCGCCAATCTCGCAGGCTTCACACGTGCCACGACGCAGGACGACGTGATCCTTGCCGTGATGGTGGTATTCGGCGTCGCCGCGGCCCTGTCCGTCGGCGCATTCGTCGCAGCCATCCGCACGACTTCTCTGGCGGCGCGCGCCGCAAACGCCTAA
- a CDS encoding hydantoinase B/oxoprolinase family protein, translated as MASNSLGQIDLQIMWNRLIAVVEEQAQTLMRTAFSSIVREAGDLSAGVFDLKGRMLAQAVTGTPGHVNSMAESVKHFIRHFPVETMKAGDIYVTNDPWMGTGHTNDFVLTTPCFRNGRLVALFSCTSHIMDIGGIGFGPDATDVFMEGLYIPMLKLAEQGKMNETLLAMIRANTRTPVDTEGDVYSLAGCNDVGCRRLVEMMEEFNLDDLDELATFIIDNSRAAVLAEIARLPKGSWRNEMIVDGYDQPIRLVATATVSETGIHVDYTGTDPQAARGINVPHAYTTAYTVFGLGCIVSARIPNNAGSLEPLTVSAPEGSILNALKPAPVLSRHVIGQMLPDMVFGCMRQAIPDRVPAEGTSCLWNINVRGMVKDGDGGNYGFSVAITSNGGTGARPAADGLSATAYPSGVRGTPVEIAESITPLIFWKKELRPESGGAGRTRGGMGQIIEVSSGVDMPFDLLAAYDRIDYPPRGRDGGVDGAAGYVGLTTGQKLKGKGFQQIAPGERLVIMTPGGAGIGDPRSRDPGAIAHDVEEGLVSRETAERVYGLPLKAAE; from the coding sequence ATGGCGTCCAACAGCCTTGGCCAGATCGACCTGCAGATCATGTGGAACCGCCTGATCGCGGTGGTCGAGGAGCAGGCCCAGACCCTGATGCGCACGGCGTTCAGCTCGATCGTGCGCGAGGCCGGCGATCTGTCGGCCGGCGTCTTCGACCTCAAGGGCCGCATGCTGGCGCAGGCGGTCACCGGCACACCGGGCCACGTGAACTCGATGGCCGAGTCGGTGAAGCATTTCATCCGGCACTTCCCGGTCGAGACCATGAAGGCCGGCGACATCTACGTCACCAACGACCCTTGGATGGGCACCGGCCACACAAACGATTTCGTGCTGACCACGCCCTGCTTCAGGAACGGCAGGCTGGTCGCGCTGTTCTCCTGCACCAGCCACATCATGGACATCGGCGGCATCGGCTTCGGCCCGGATGCCACCGACGTGTTCATGGAGGGGCTCTACATCCCCATGCTCAAGCTCGCCGAGCAGGGGAAGATGAACGAGACCCTGCTGGCGATGATCCGCGCCAACACGCGCACGCCGGTCGACACCGAGGGCGACGTCTACTCGCTGGCCGGCTGCAACGATGTCGGCTGCCGCCGCCTGGTCGAGATGATGGAGGAGTTCAATCTCGACGATCTCGACGAGCTCGCCACCTTCATCATCGACAACAGCCGTGCCGCCGTGCTGGCGGAGATCGCCAGATTGCCCAAGGGCTCGTGGCGCAACGAGATGATCGTCGACGGCTACGACCAGCCGATCAGGCTGGTGGCCACGGCCACAGTCAGCGAAACCGGCATCCACGTCGACTACACCGGCACCGACCCGCAGGCCGCGCGCGGCATCAACGTGCCGCATGCCTACACCACGGCCTACACCGTGTTCGGCCTGGGCTGCATCGTCAGCGCCCGCATCCCCAACAACGCCGGCTCGCTCGAGCCGCTCACCGTCTCGGCGCCCGAGGGCAGCATCCTCAACGCGCTGAAGCCGGCGCCGGTGCTGTCACGCCACGTCATCGGCCAGATGCTGCCTGACATGGTGTTCGGCTGCATGCGCCAGGCGATTCCCGATCGCGTGCCGGCCGAAGGCACCTCGTGCCTGTGGAACATCAACGTGCGCGGCATGGTGAAGGACGGTGACGGCGGCAATTACGGCTTCTCCGTCGCCATCACCAGCAACGGCGGCACCGGCGCGCGGCCGGCGGCCGACGGCCTGTCGGCGACCGCCTATCCCTCGGGCGTGCGCGGCACGCCGGTGGAGATCGCCGAATCGATCACGCCGCTGATCTTCTGGAAGAAGGAGCTGCGGCCCGAGAGCGGCGGCGCCGGGCGCACGCGCGGCGGCATGGGGCAGATCATCGAGGTCTCCTCCGGCGTCGACATGCCGTTCGACCTGCTGGCCGCCTACGACCGCATCGATTATCCGCCACGCGGGCGCGACGGCGGCGTCGACGGCGCGGCCGGCTATGTCGGCCTGACGACAGGGCAGAAGCTCAAGGGCAAAGGCTTCCAGCAGATCGCGCCGGGCGAGCGGCTGGTGATCATGACGCCGGGCGGCGCCGGGATCGGCGATCCCCGGTCGCGCGACCCCGGGGCGATCGCGCACGATGTCGAGGAAGGGCTGGTCTCGCGCGAGACGGCCGAACGTGTCTACGGGCTGCCGTTGAAGGCGGCGGAATGA
- a CDS encoding transcriptional regulator, producing the protein MDRTAERLLYALKATGAQTAAALAKRLGVTPVAIRQMLARFQAEGLVGFEDRRTTVGRPKRHWTLSEKGHGRFPDSHAGLTLELLNATEAVFGADGLERLIAHREASTLATYRKRLADAGSLAERVSRLARIRTAEGYMAEARRDGDGMMLIENHCPICAAARRCQSLCRSELQVFQAALGPDVAVERLDHIVTGARRCAYRIRPAAAPA; encoded by the coding sequence ATGGATCGCACGGCGGAGCGCCTGCTCTACGCGTTGAAGGCCACGGGGGCGCAGACCGCCGCCGCGCTGGCGAAGCGGCTCGGCGTCACGCCGGTCGCGATACGCCAGATGCTGGCGCGGTTCCAGGCCGAAGGGCTGGTGGGCTTCGAGGATCGTCGCACCACCGTCGGGCGCCCCAAACGCCACTGGACCCTGAGCGAGAAGGGACACGGCCGCTTCCCCGACAGCCATGCCGGGCTGACGCTCGAGCTGTTGAACGCGACCGAAGCGGTGTTCGGTGCCGATGGCCTGGAACGCCTGATCGCGCACCGCGAAGCATCGACCCTCGCCACCTATCGCAAGCGCCTCGCCGATGCCGGCTCGCTTGCCGAGCGGGTTAGTCGGCTGGCGAGGATCAGGACGGCCGAGGGCTACATGGCCGAGGCGCGGCGCGACGGCGACGGCATGATGCTGATCGAGAACCACTGCCCGATCTGCGCCGCGGCCAGGCGATGCCAGTCGCTCTGCCGCTCGGAGCTGCAGGTGTTCCAGGCGGCGCTTGGTCCCGATGTCGCGGTCGAGCGTCTCGACCACATCGTCACTGGCGCGCGCCGCTGCGCCTATCGCATCAGGCCCGCCGCCGCTCCAGCGTGA
- a CDS encoding tetratricopeptide repeat protein, producing the protein MTTRDTHGNVLTGASGVAREHYETALDLMRVYRNDPMAATEAAIADSPGFAMAHALKAWMFLLGTEPSGFEPARAACEAASATAGTARERGHVAAIGQMIENRWWDASRTMAQVAVDNPHDALALQVGHSIDFFTGNARMLRDRIARALPEWDPRMPGYHALLGMHAFGLEECGDYASAERQGKRAVELDPRDSWAQHAVAHVMEMQGRQADGIAWMRAAPDNWTRDSFFAVHNWWHLALYHLDLGEIDEVLKLYDGPINGGGSSLAIELVDHSALLWRLMLRGVDVGQRWQPLAERWASFATAGNYAFNDAHAMMAFIATGRTAEMVQVLEAQEQAMARNDDNAMFTRDVGRPVSLALKAFGDGDYKRAACLLKPVIGIAGRFGGSHAQRDLLDLTLIEAAQRGGDVALARALTAERREVKPTSPFNRALFDRARAVAQAA; encoded by the coding sequence ATGACCACGAGAGATACCCACGGAAACGTGCTGACCGGCGCCTCGGGTGTGGCGCGCGAGCACTACGAGACGGCGCTGGACCTGATGCGGGTCTATCGCAATGACCCGATGGCGGCGACGGAAGCCGCCATCGCCGACAGCCCCGGCTTCGCCATGGCGCATGCGCTGAAGGCCTGGATGTTCCTGCTCGGCACCGAGCCTTCCGGCTTCGAGCCGGCGCGGGCGGCCTGCGAGGCGGCGAGCGCGACGGCGGGCACGGCGCGCGAGCGCGGCCATGTCGCGGCGATCGGCCAGATGATCGAGAATCGCTGGTGGGACGCGTCGCGCACCATGGCGCAGGTTGCGGTCGACAATCCGCACGACGCGCTGGCGCTGCAGGTCGGTCACTCGATCGACTTCTTCACCGGCAATGCGCGCATGCTGCGCGACCGCATCGCGCGCGCCCTGCCCGAGTGGGATCCCCGCATGCCGGGCTACCATGCGCTGCTCGGCATGCACGCCTTCGGCCTGGAGGAGTGCGGCGACTACGCCAGTGCCGAGCGCCAGGGCAAGCGCGCGGTCGAGCTCGACCCGCGCGATTCCTGGGCGCAGCACGCGGTGGCGCATGTCATGGAGATGCAGGGCCGCCAGGCCGACGGCATCGCCTGGATGCGCGCGGCGCCGGACAACTGGACGCGCGACAGCTTCTTTGCCGTGCACAATTGGTGGCACCTGGCGCTCTACCACCTCGACCTTGGCGAGATCGATGAGGTGCTGAAGCTGTACGACGGGCCGATCAATGGCGGCGGCTCCTCGCTGGCGATCGAGCTGGTCGACCACTCGGCGCTGCTGTGGCGGCTGATGCTGCGCGGCGTCGATGTCGGCCAGCGCTGGCAGCCCTTGGCCGAGCGCTGGGCTTCCTTCGCCACGGCCGGCAACTACGCCTTCAACGACGCGCACGCCATGATGGCCTTCATCGCCACCGGGCGCACGGCGGAGATGGTGCAGGTGCTGGAGGCGCAGGAGCAGGCGATGGCGCGCAACGACGACAACGCGATGTTCACGCGCGATGTCGGCCGGCCGGTGAGCCTGGCGCTCAAGGCCTTCGGCGACGGCGACTACAAGCGCGCCGCCTGCCTGCTCAAGCCGGTGATCGGCATAGCCGGCCGCTTCGGCGGCAGTCACGCCCAGCGCGACCTGCTCGACCTGACCCTGATCGAGGCGGCACAGCGCGGCGGCGATGTCGCCCTGGCCCGGGCGCTCACTGCCGAACGGCGAGAGGTCAAGCCGACCAGCCCGTTCAACCGCGCGCTGTTCGATCGGGCGCGCGCGGTGGCCCAGGCGGCGTAA
- a CDS encoding hydantoinase/oxoprolinase family protein produces MAQSTRLAVDIGGTFTDMVLEIGEAGQGGRRFTRKVLTTPRAPEEGVLEGTRAILADAGIGFADIDVFVHGTTLATNAIIERKGAKTALIATEGFRDTIEIAYESRYDQYDVFIEKPRQLVPRALRFTVPERVDVHGAVRLALDEQAVRALAPKLTEAGVESVAVAYLHSYANEAHERRTRDILREMLPSLSVTLSSEVCPEVREYDRTSTTIANAYIQPLMAGYLARLRDGFAAEGFKGMVYLMTSGGGLTALETARRFPIRLVESGPAGGAILAANVAAERGERKVLSFDMGGTTAKICLIQDYTPFKSRTFEVDRAARFLKGSGLPVRVPVIEMVEIGAGGGSIARVDELRRITVGPDSAGSEPGPASYGRGGTMPTVTDSDVVLGKIDPARFAGGTIALDVEAARGAVERAVGQPLSLGSETAAYGVGEIVDENMANAARVHAVERGAVIGEHTLIAFGGAAPLHASRLAEKLGIARVVVPANAGVGSAVGFLRAPVAYELVRSRYMRLDRFDAAAANAVIEAMSAEAQALVAPGAAGRPVFETRVAYMRYLGQGHEIVVQLPQRPLTDSDADAMREAYEKEYAQLFERFIPNAVIEVLSWSVTVSTEATQPAAVSDPSRAGGPRPIGSRAFYDARLSKRVDVPVYWRGDLKPGGVVPGPAIIAEDETSTFVSAIFDAWLDNAGGITLERRRA; encoded by the coding sequence GTGGCGCAATCCACGCGTCTGGCCGTCGATATCGGCGGCACGTTCACCGACATGGTTCTGGAAATCGGCGAGGCGGGGCAGGGCGGCAGGCGCTTCACGCGCAAGGTTCTGACAACGCCGCGCGCGCCCGAGGAAGGCGTGCTGGAGGGCACCCGCGCGATCCTCGCCGATGCCGGCATCGGCTTCGCCGACATCGATGTCTTCGTGCACGGCACGACCTTGGCGACCAACGCCATCATCGAGCGCAAGGGAGCGAAGACGGCGCTGATCGCCACCGAGGGCTTCCGCGACACGATCGAGATCGCCTACGAGAGCCGCTACGACCAGTACGACGTCTTCATCGAGAAGCCGCGCCAGCTGGTGCCGCGCGCGCTGCGCTTCACCGTGCCCGAGCGCGTCGACGTGCACGGCGCCGTGCGCCTGGCGCTCGACGAGCAGGCGGTGCGCGCGTTGGCGCCGAAGCTCACCGAAGCCGGCGTCGAATCCGTCGCGGTCGCCTACCTGCATTCCTACGCCAACGAGGCGCACGAGCGGCGCACGCGCGACATCCTGCGCGAGATGCTGCCGTCGCTCTCGGTGACCTTGAGCAGCGAGGTCTGCCCGGAGGTGCGCGAGTACGACCGCACCTCGACGACCATCGCCAACGCCTACATCCAGCCGCTGATGGCCGGCTACCTGGCGCGGCTGCGCGATGGCTTCGCCGCCGAAGGCTTCAAGGGCATGGTCTACCTGATGACCTCGGGCGGCGGGCTGACGGCGCTGGAGACGGCGCGGCGCTTTCCCATCCGTCTCGTCGAGTCAGGACCCGCTGGCGGTGCGATCCTTGCCGCCAACGTCGCGGCCGAGCGCGGCGAGCGCAAGGTGCTGTCCTTCGACATGGGCGGCACGACGGCCAAGATCTGCCTGATCCAGGACTACACGCCGTTCAAGTCGCGCACATTCGAGGTCGACCGCGCGGCGCGGTTCCTGAAGGGCAGCGGCCTGCCGGTACGCGTGCCGGTGATCGAGATGGTCGAGATCGGCGCCGGCGGCGGCTCGATCGCGCGAGTCGACGAGTTGCGGCGCATCACCGTCGGCCCCGACAGCGCCGGCTCCGAGCCGGGCCCGGCGAGCTACGGCCGCGGCGGCACCATGCCGACCGTGACCGATTCTGACGTCGTGCTGGGCAAGATCGATCCGGCGCGCTTCGCCGGCGGCACCATCGCGCTCGACGTCGAGGCCGCGCGCGGCGCGGTCGAGCGCGCGGTCGGCCAGCCGCTGTCGCTGGGCAGCGAGACGGCGGCCTATGGCGTGGGCGAGATCGTCGACGAGAACATGGCCAACGCCGCGCGCGTGCACGCCGTCGAGCGCGGCGCGGTGATCGGTGAGCACACCTTGATCGCCTTCGGCGGCGCCGCACCGTTGCATGCCTCGCGCCTGGCCGAGAAGCTCGGCATCGCGCGTGTCGTCGTGCCGGCCAATGCCGGCGTCGGCTCGGCGGTGGGCTTCCTGCGCGCGCCGGTGGCCTATGAGCTGGTGCGCAGCCGCTACATGCGACTCGACCGTTTCGACGCCGCTGCCGCCAACGCGGTGATCGAGGCAATGAGCGCCGAGGCGCAGGCGCTGGTGGCGCCCGGCGCCGCGGGCCGGCCGGTGTTCGAGACCCGCGTCGCCTACATGCGCTATCTCGGCCAGGGCCACGAGATCGTCGTGCAGTTGCCGCAGCGGCCGTTGACCGACAGCGACGCCGACGCAATGCGCGAGGCCTACGAGAAGGAGTATGCGCAGCTCTTCGAGCGCTTCATCCCCAACGCCGTCATCGAGGTGCTCAGCTGGTCGGTCACGGTCTCGACCGAGGCGACGCAGCCGGCGGCGGTCTCCGATCCGTCGCGCGCCGGTGGACCCAGGCCGATCGGCAGCCGCGCCTTCTACGACGCGCGCCTGTCGAAGCGCGTCGACGTGCCGGTGTACTGGCGCGGCGACCTGAAGCCCGGCGGCGTCGTACCCGGTCCGGCGATCATCGCCGAGGACGAGACCTCGACCTTCGTCTCGGCGATCTTCGACGCCTGGCTCGACAATGCCGGCGGCATCACGCTGGAGCGGCGGCGGGCCTGA
- a CDS encoding MFS transporter, with product MSDTTFSAAARPAAPFAPLWMSAALAHGADQIAFAAIPLAAVLLLGADAADMGGLNMLQTLPWLLLALPVGVLVDRLDRARVMAASEATRAALLVLGAGLAWAGLLSLPLLGALGFALAATTCVFSVAAQAHVPAVVPRDGLAAANARMELARAGATAAGPALAGILLSLVTPVAALLISGALSAMAARLVVRARVAVASAGKRLPRWRELGTCLKFVIQDRHLRPIAITAMGWATSWSILVTVLVLYASRSLGLSAAAIGIMLAANGTGMIVAALSAGAVGRRVPAGLFIASGPAISVAGVLIVTPLFGAGAVQAALAMFLLGLGPMYWTVGQTTLRQTVTPPAILGQVIAIQFLIQYGSRFVGAMLGGVIGEAWGVEAAIWAAAAGFGVQLLTILWSAVPRLRTYEEALG from the coding sequence ATGAGCGACACGACCTTCTCCGCCGCCGCCCGTCCCGCCGCACCCTTCGCACCGCTGTGGATGTCGGCGGCGCTTGCGCATGGCGCCGACCAGATCGCCTTCGCCGCGATTCCGCTGGCCGCCGTGCTGCTGCTCGGCGCCGACGCCGCCGACATGGGCGGGCTGAACATGCTGCAGACGCTGCCCTGGCTGCTGCTGGCACTGCCCGTGGGCGTGCTGGTCGACCGGCTCGACCGCGCGCGGGTGATGGCGGCGTCGGAGGCGACGCGCGCGGCGCTGCTCGTGCTCGGCGCCGGCCTCGCTTGGGCGGGGCTGCTGAGCCTGCCGCTGCTGGGTGCCCTGGGCTTCGCCCTGGCGGCCACGACCTGCGTCTTCAGCGTCGCGGCCCAGGCGCATGTGCCCGCCGTCGTGCCGCGCGATGGCCTGGCCGCCGCCAACGCCCGCATGGAGCTGGCCCGCGCCGGCGCCACGGCGGCGGGACCGGCGCTCGCCGGCATTCTGCTGTCGCTGGTCACGCCGGTGGCGGCCCTGCTGATCTCCGGCGCGCTGTCGGCGATGGCCGCGCGGCTGGTCGTCCGCGCCCGCGTCGCAGTCGCATCCGCGGGCAAGCGCCTGCCGCGCTGGCGCGAACTCGGCACATGCCTGAAATTTGTCATACAGGACCGCCACCTCCGGCCGATCGCCATCACCGCCATGGGCTGGGCGACGAGCTGGTCGATCCTGGTGACCGTGCTGGTGCTCTACGCCAGCCGTTCGCTCGGCCTGTCGGCGGCGGCGATCGGCATCATGCTGGCCGCCAACGGCACGGGCATGATCGTCGCGGCGCTGAGCGCGGGCGCGGTCGGCCGCCGGGTGCCGGCGGGCCTGTTCATTGCCAGCGGGCCGGCGATCTCGGTGGCAGGCGTGCTGATCGTCACGCCGCTGTTCGGCGCCGGCGCGGTGCAGGCGGCGCTGGCGATGTTCCTGCTCGGACTCGGGCCGATGTACTGGACCGTGGGCCAGACGACCCTGCGCCAGACGGTGACGCCGCCCGCGATCCTGGGCCAGGTGATCGCCATCCAGTTCCTGATCCAGTACGGCTCGCGCTTCGTCGGCGCGATGCTGGGCGGCGTGATCGGCGAGGCCTGGGGAGTCGAAGCGGCAATCTGGGCGGCGGCGGCGGGCTTCGGCGTCCAGCTGCTGACCATCCTGTGGTCGGCCGTGCCGCGACTGCGCACCTACGAGGAAGCGCTGGGCTGA